AAGAGCTGATGAAGCTTGCGGGTGTGGACATGTCTGGACCTGGGCCGATTCGTGCTGCTGTTGCCTATGTTGGCAGTCTGGTCGATGAACTTGAACGTCTGTATTCGTAATCAGGTTCATATAGTATACGGACAAGGCTTGTAGGGTTGTCTGCGTGCACCGTCTCCTTGGCAGGGGGCGGTGCATCTTAATTTGCAGGGAGAAGGGAACGATGATGAATGACGTCATTGAGCATATCTTCATCACTGGGCTGGTTAAGCATGGATGGCTTCGGTATTTTTGATGACATGAATGATGTTCCGGGATTTGAGGGCAATCAGAGTGGTTTTTTTGCTGGATTCAATGAGTTTGGAGCAATGAGTGCGTTTGGATCCATTTTTATCGGTGGCGTTTTTCTCATCATTGCTGGTGTCATTGTTTATGCCATTATTTCAGGGGTACGCACATGGTCATCGAATAATGCATCAGCGCTGTTAACCTTGCATTCAACGATTGTGGCAAAGCGAACTAGAGTTAGCGGGGGAACAGGGGACAGCAGGGCTTCCACTTACTATTACATTACATTTGAGCTCGACAACGGTGAACGGGTAGAACTGAACGTAGGTGGGAGTGACTACGGTATGCTTGTGGAACATGACCGAGGCATGCTGACATATCAGGGGACCAGGTTTAAGCATTTTGAAAGAGATGTGCAGCCCCAGTCCGGTGTTAGTAAAAACAGCTTTTATACGTAAAATAACAGGAAGGCGGCTCCTCCCGAGTGGAGAGAGTCGTTTTTGGTATGGGTAAAAGAAACCAATCACAGGGTATTCAAACGCTTACAATGATGATATACTCGTAAAATAAAGCAAAACAGTATAAAACAAAAATAAACAAACAACAAAATAAAGAATAAAGTGCAGAGCAGCTATGATTAAAATCAAGAAATATTCAAGAGCGAAAATATAGTATGGGATGAAGGGCTGGTGAAGAGCGGTGAGTGTGCTGGCGTATGATTTGGGTGCTGGAAGCGGGAGAGCACTGCTGGGTCATCTGAATGATCGGGGAATGGAAACGATGGAGATCCATCGGTTCAAGAATGAACCGGTAAAAGCGGGGGAGCGGCTGCACTGGGATATATTGAGGCTGCACCATGAATTGCTGGAAGGGCTGAACCTTGTTAAACAAAAGGGAGAGCAGCCTGAAAGTCTGGGGATTGATTCCTGGGCGGTTGATTTTGGACTACTTGGGAGTCATGGTGAATTGTTGGGCAATCCATATCATTACCGTGATGCACAATTTAACGGCATGATGGATCAGGTGCGTAAGGAATTGACCTCTCAGCGAATTTTCGAACGCACAGGCATCCAGTTTCTTAGCTTTAACACACTGTACCAGTTGGCTACGCTTAAGCGGAAAGGCTCCCCACTGCTTAACGAAGCGGAGCGTTTCCTCATGATCCCCGATCTGCTTCGTTACTTTCTGACCGGTGAAGCGGTGAATGAGTTTACCAACGCCACCACAACACAGCTATACAATCCAACCATAGGGCATTGGGACAGTGAACTGCTTGCACATATCGGTATTTCGGAGACACTGTTCGGAGAAGCAGTCATGCCAGGTACTCGAGTGGGGCAGCTGCGCAGCAGCATTTGCAGTGATCTTGGCTTATCTGCCATTCCGGTTATTGCGGTTGCAGAGCATGACACAGGTTCGGCGGTTGTGGCTGTTCCGGCAACAGAGCGTTCATTTGCTTACCTAAGCTGCGGAACCTGGTCACTTATGGGAACGGAGATTAATCAGCCCGCCATCAGTTCCGAGAGTCTGGCGCTCAACTTTACGAATGAGGGCGGGGCAGGCGGTACGTTCCGTTTGCTCAAGAACATCATGGGCTTGTGGATTTTGCAGGAATGCATGCGTGAATGGGAACGGAAGGGACAGGGAATTAGCTATGCGGAGTTACTGAGCAGGGCGGAACTTGCTCCTCCATTTGCGAGTCTGTTTGATCCCGATGATGAGCGGTTTATGCCAGCAGGGGATATGACCTCTCGCATACAACAATATTGCCGTGATACAGGGCAGACTGAGCCGCAAGATCAGGGGGCTATTGCCCGTTCTATTCTGGAGAGCCTTGCACTGAAGTATCGGCGAGTGCTGGAATGGACAGAACAACTGTCCAGACAGTCTTTTAATGGATTGCATATGGTCGGTGGTGGCATTCAGAATCGCTTGTTATGTCAGTGGACAGCCAATTCCATTGGCAAACCGGTATGGGCGGGGCCAGCAGAAGGTAGTGCGATCGGGAACATGGCTGTACAGTGGATGGCAAGCGGAGCCTTTAAGGATATATGGGAAGCCCGCAAGGTCATTCGTGATTCATTCCCAGTTACTGATTATGAACCAAAGGACAGACCCATCTGGGAAGAGGCCTACGGCAGATTCCTAAGGTTGACGGCTTCGCCCAAATCACAAGCCGGGAGCGAGGTGTAGCATGCTGGCAGCAGAGCGCTATGACCGGATTGTGGAGATGGTTAATGTTAAGGGCAGCATGCGTGTATCCGAGCTTAGTGAGCTCTGCCGGGTAACAGAAGAGACCATTCGGCGTGATCTCGACCGGCTGGAGCAAGCAGGGCGACTGCGCCGTTCCCATGGTGGCGCTGTCAGCGTGAAGGAAGAGCAGCCGGAGATCCCTTACCGGGTAAGGGAAACAACACATGCAGAGGAAAAGAAAAGAATTGCCCAATCGGCTCTATCCATGATTCGTCCGGGTGACCGAGTTCTACTGGATGCCAGCACGACAGCAGGGTATATGGCGGCCAATATGCCGGATATGCCATTGACTGTATTAACCAATTCCATACAGGTAGCCACTGAACTTAGCAGCAGGGACAAGATTGAAGTCATTTCGACTGGTGGCCAGTTGGCCCAACGATCTCTGTCTTTTGTTGGACCGCTCGCCGAACGTTCTCTGGAGACATATCATGTCGATAAATTGTTCCTGTCTTGTAAAGGTGTGCATCTGGAAGGTGGCGGAATCAGTGAATCCAATGAGCTTCAGGCACGGTTGAAGCAGAAAATGGTCGGTATATCCGACCAGGTCATTTTGCTTGCAGATACGAGCAAGTTTGGAGTTCGTGCATTTGCCCGGGTAACCGGGTTAAATGCGGTTCATGCGGTGATCACAGATCAGTCGCTTGATGATGATTTGATAGAACGACTGAACAGCTATGATATCTCAATCACAAGGGTATAAAACAATACGGTATTTGATACTTATATGCGTTATAACAACAATTCATCAGTTATAGGAGCGTGTAATCATGAAGGTCTCCTTATTCATTACCTGCCTCAGCGATGCCATATATCCCCGCGTGGGGGAGGCGATGGTGAGATTGCTCGCCGCTCATGGCGTTCGGTTGGATTTCCCGCCCGTGCAGACCTGCTGCGGTCAGCCTTCCTACAACAGCGGGTATTGGGATGAGACACGGGTAGCCGCCAAAACGATTCTGGAAGCCTTTGATGATAGTGATTTTGTCGTCTGTCCCTCGGGCTCCTGTACGTACATGATTCATCATTATCCCGAGCTGTTTGTCGATGAACCTGTGTGGCTGGAGAAGGCTAAACGTTTGGAAGCCAAAGCCTACGAATTCACGCAGTTCCTCGTTCAGGTGCTTGGCATCACGGATTTGGGTGCACATTTTCCGCATAAGGTTACATACCATCCCTCCTGTCATGGCAGCCGTTTGTTAGGCGTAAAGGATGAGCCTATGGCATTACTTTCGGCAGTAAAAGGTTTGGAATTTGTTCCCCTTCCTTACGGAGAGGATTGCTGCGGCTTTGGTGGTACCTTTGCCATCAAAATGCCGGATATATCTGGTGCCATGGTCACAGAAAAGGTAGATCACATCAAAGAAACGGAAGCTGAAGTATTGGTAGGACTGGATATGGCCTGTCTAATGAATATCGCAGGTAATCTGCGGTATCGGAATGAACCAGTGCGTGTGATGCATTTGGCCGAACTGCTCTATGAGGGGGTGCAAACAGGATGAGTCAACCCGGTGTAATGGATGTTACCGTCAAAGAACGTGCAGAACTGGCTTTGAATGATGACTTCCTGCGGAAAGCCGTCAAGTTTACGACAGAGCG
This window of the Paenibacillus marchantiae genome carries:
- a CDS encoding DUF2500 domain-containing protein, whose protein sequence is MTSLSISSSLGWLSMDGFGIFDDMNDVPGFEGNQSGFFAGFNEFGAMSAFGSIFIGGVFLIIAGVIVYAIISGVRTWSSNNASALLTLHSTIVAKRTRVSGGTGDSRASTYYYITFELDNGERVELNVGGSDYGMLVEHDRGMLTYQGTRFKHFERDVQPQSGVSKNSFYT
- a CDS encoding rhamnulokinase, giving the protein MSVLAYDLGAGSGRALLGHLNDRGMETMEIHRFKNEPVKAGERLHWDILRLHHELLEGLNLVKQKGEQPESLGIDSWAVDFGLLGSHGELLGNPYHYRDAQFNGMMDQVRKELTSQRIFERTGIQFLSFNTLYQLATLKRKGSPLLNEAERFLMIPDLLRYFLTGEAVNEFTNATTTQLYNPTIGHWDSELLAHIGISETLFGEAVMPGTRVGQLRSSICSDLGLSAIPVIAVAEHDTGSAVVAVPATERSFAYLSCGTWSLMGTEINQPAISSESLALNFTNEGGAGGTFRLLKNIMGLWILQECMREWERKGQGISYAELLSRAELAPPFASLFDPDDERFMPAGDMTSRIQQYCRDTGQTEPQDQGAIARSILESLALKYRRVLEWTEQLSRQSFNGLHMVGGGIQNRLLCQWTANSIGKPVWAGPAEGSAIGNMAVQWMASGAFKDIWEARKVIRDSFPVTDYEPKDRPIWEEAYGRFLRLTASPKSQAGSEV
- a CDS encoding DeoR/GlpR family DNA-binding transcription regulator — its product is MLAAERYDRIVEMVNVKGSMRVSELSELCRVTEETIRRDLDRLEQAGRLRRSHGGAVSVKEEQPEIPYRVRETTHAEEKKRIAQSALSMIRPGDRVLLDASTTAGYMAANMPDMPLTVLTNSIQVATELSSRDKIEVISTGGQLAQRSLSFVGPLAERSLETYHVDKLFLSCKGVHLEGGGISESNELQARLKQKMVGISDQVILLADTSKFGVRAFARVTGLNAVHAVITDQSLDDDLIERLNSYDISITRV
- a CDS encoding (Fe-S)-binding protein, whose amino-acid sequence is MKVSLFITCLSDAIYPRVGEAMVRLLAAHGVRLDFPPVQTCCGQPSYNSGYWDETRVAAKTILEAFDDSDFVVCPSGSCTYMIHHYPELFVDEPVWLEKAKRLEAKAYEFTQFLVQVLGITDLGAHFPHKVTYHPSCHGSRLLGVKDEPMALLSAVKGLEFVPLPYGEDCCGFGGTFAIKMPDISGAMVTEKVDHIKETEAEVLVGLDMACLMNIAGNLRYRNEPVRVMHLAELLYEGVQTG